One window from the genome of Gimesia aquarii encodes:
- a CDS encoding sensor domain-containing diguanylate cyclase, with translation MSVVAIAVVCLLQYVVYSWKMNAIHKENEEYQRNISAVEEELNEVQSDRAMTLIENHILREFVTQSEFDQAIELLLKRYVPSLREGFGIYLDEVGGQFKLRESRGITKDSKAIYEIDEHLLKKLHTENIIILRGKTLRESKIYACIHDQDKPRVQKLILMAVYENDNLSGIFLTTDLYPKGVDEQQQIKLAKRLLICVSRNIVKNQDFENHRFELRVTREQLELRSLADQQFKTPVKMLEEFLDRLRQFTDSGRAGLFLSTPEEEEGCKAIVQCGITLQTGVKLRWREHEIKLVQIGLTSGENTSLSGDQLDKHGIRSLIGSSLVSPLVTNRKRIGAICLSRQDSQPYDERSLRLISWASQFLSNTLLKVLSHATIERQAKQDGLTGLVNRRSFDEFIEDEFNRAQSMQMACSLVLIDLDHFKAVNDTHGHQAGDEVLRRVAQILKDRISEIRSSDNVIAARYGGEELAILLPDIGLAGTERIAEVIRHSIESAVIEFNETRIPVTASIGISTYSQHAMENVESLVAAADNALYQAKAEGRNRVCSLTSSTV, from the coding sequence ATGAGCGTTGTGGCAATCGCCGTCGTTTGCCTGCTGCAATACGTGGTTTATTCGTGGAAGATGAATGCAATTCATAAGGAGAATGAAGAGTATCAACGGAATATTTCTGCAGTTGAAGAAGAACTAAATGAAGTTCAGTCTGATCGCGCAATGACGCTGATTGAGAATCACATTCTGAGAGAATTTGTTACTCAGTCAGAATTTGATCAAGCCATCGAATTACTCTTAAAACGGTATGTCCCTTCTTTGCGTGAGGGTTTTGGGATTTACCTTGATGAAGTGGGAGGACAATTCAAGCTAAGGGAATCCCGAGGTATTACGAAGGATTCAAAAGCGATTTACGAAATCGATGAGCATCTTCTAAAAAAATTGCACACAGAAAACATTATTATTTTGCGTGGGAAGACACTACGCGAATCAAAAATCTATGCTTGTATTCATGATCAAGATAAGCCTCGAGTTCAAAAACTCATTCTGATGGCCGTCTATGAAAATGATAATTTATCCGGAATATTCCTGACGACAGATCTCTATCCCAAGGGAGTTGATGAACAACAGCAGATCAAGCTGGCCAAACGGCTGTTAATCTGCGTTTCTCGGAACATTGTAAAGAATCAGGATTTTGAGAATCACCGTTTTGAATTACGAGTTACCAGAGAGCAACTTGAATTACGCTCGTTGGCTGATCAACAATTTAAAACTCCTGTCAAAATGTTGGAGGAGTTTTTAGATCGATTACGTCAATTTACTGACTCTGGTAGAGCAGGTTTATTCCTGTCTACTCCCGAAGAAGAAGAGGGCTGTAAAGCTATTGTTCAATGTGGAATTACACTTCAGACAGGGGTCAAATTACGTTGGCGAGAGCATGAAATCAAATTAGTTCAGATTGGATTAACTTCGGGAGAGAATACATCACTTTCTGGAGATCAACTGGATAAACATGGAATTCGCTCGCTGATTGGGTCTAGTCTCGTCTCTCCGCTTGTTACAAATCGAAAGCGAATTGGTGCAATCTGTTTGTCGCGACAAGATAGTCAACCCTATGATGAAAGATCGCTTCGATTGATTTCCTGGGCCTCTCAATTCCTTTCAAATACGCTACTCAAAGTACTCAGCCATGCTACGATTGAGCGACAGGCCAAACAGGATGGCTTGACAGGATTAGTCAACCGGCGGTCGTTTGATGAGTTTATTGAAGATGAATTTAACCGTGCTCAAAGTATGCAAATGGCATGTTCGTTGGTCTTGATTGATTTAGATCATTTCAAAGCAGTCAACGATACTCACGGTCATCAAGCGGGAGATGAAGTTCTCAGGCGGGTAGCGCAAATTCTGAAAGATCGTATCAGTGAAATACGATCTTCAGATAACGTCATTGCAGCAAGATATGGTGGGGAAGAATTGGCGATTCTTTTACCCGACATTGGTTTGGCTGGTACTGAACGAATAGCAGAAGTGATCCGCCATTCAATTGAATCTGCAGTAATCGAATTCAATGAAACACGGATCCCTGTTACTGCCAGTATTGGAATTTCGACTTATAGTCAACATGCAATGGAGAATGTCGAATCATTAGTTGCCGCTGCTGACAATGCCCTGTATCAGGCCAAAGCAGAAGGCCGAAATCGAGTTTGCAGCTTGACCTCATCTACTGTGTGA
- the aroF gene encoding 3-deoxy-7-phosphoheptulonate synthase — MIVVMKPHATEEMVQAMVRRVEEMGLKAHVIVGEERTVIAAAGVKRDRHQTELESCEEVEKVVPIVAPYKVASKETKPEPTIVSTRNLKIGGSHVGVIAGPCSVESEEQILQVAHQVKAAGATGLRGGAFKPRTSPYSFQGMKEEGLKLLALAREETGLAVVTEVMTPHHVEMLSQYADVLQIGARNMQNYHLLQAVGETRLPVLLKRGPSASIEEFLLAAEYILDQGNKQVILCERGVRTFETHTRFTLPLATVPYLHERTHLPVVIDPSHGTGIASLVPPMCAAAIAAGCDGLILEVHPDPSRAMSDGAQSLTPQAFAETMQACRKVAEAVGKELG; from the coding sequence ATGATTGTAGTAATGAAACCGCATGCCACCGAAGAAATGGTACAGGCAATGGTCAGGCGTGTCGAAGAAATGGGTTTGAAAGCTCATGTGATCGTTGGCGAAGAACGCACCGTCATCGCAGCGGCTGGCGTAAAACGGGACAGACATCAAACGGAACTCGAATCGTGCGAAGAAGTAGAAAAGGTCGTTCCGATCGTCGCCCCTTATAAAGTAGCCAGTAAAGAAACGAAACCAGAACCTACGATTGTCTCAACTCGAAATCTGAAGATCGGTGGCTCTCATGTGGGAGTGATTGCTGGTCCCTGTTCTGTCGAAAGTGAAGAACAAATTCTGCAAGTCGCTCATCAGGTAAAAGCGGCAGGAGCGACAGGACTGCGTGGGGGAGCTTTCAAACCACGAACCAGTCCTTACTCTTTTCAGGGAATGAAAGAAGAAGGCTTGAAACTTTTAGCCCTGGCGAGAGAAGAAACGGGGTTGGCTGTTGTTACTGAAGTCATGACGCCCCATCATGTTGAAATGCTTAGTCAATATGCGGATGTACTGCAGATCGGTGCCCGTAATATGCAAAACTATCATCTTTTGCAAGCAGTCGGTGAAACTAGACTCCCTGTCCTGTTAAAACGAGGCCCATCAGCATCAATCGAAGAGTTTCTGCTTGCCGCTGAATATATTCTTGATCAAGGAAACAAACAGGTCATTCTTTGTGAACGTGGGGTTCGCACCTTCGAAACTCATACTCGTTTCACACTTCCCCTGGCAACCGTACCCTACTTACATGAACGTACCCACTTACCGGTTGTTATCGATCCAAGCCATGGTACCGGTATCGCAAGTCTTGTTCCCCCAATGTGTGCTGCTGCAATTGCGGCAGGCTGCGATGGATTGATTCTCGAGGTACACCCTGATCCCTCTCGCGCAATGAGTGATGGCGCCCAATCTCTCACACCACAAGCGTTCGCAGAAACAATGCAAGCCTGTCGCAAAGTTGCGGAAGCTGTTGGAAAAGAACTAGGATAG
- a CDS encoding 3-keto-disaccharide hydrolase encodes MLVTIFTVSTASVSADNQTGQNAKSKTTQTKKSPDSKKKKAQKWISLFNGKNLHGWKVPQFGGEGEVHVQNGNLILEMGVDLTGVTITDTKKLPLTNYEVELEAMRVDGNDFFCGLTFPVKKDPCSLILGGWGGSLCGLSSIDGDDASQNSTTSFQTFKKKQWYKIRLQVTDHKIQAWLDGKRIIDQNLKDRKITIRHEVELSKPFGITSFSTTAALKNIKLRKLTKQEIDKTAPRK; translated from the coding sequence ATGCTTGTAACTATTTTTACGGTCAGTACAGCGTCAGTTTCTGCAGATAATCAAACCGGCCAAAATGCTAAATCGAAAACGACTCAAACGAAAAAATCTCCAGACTCAAAAAAGAAGAAGGCTCAAAAGTGGATTTCTCTGTTTAATGGGAAAAACCTGCATGGATGGAAAGTCCCACAATTTGGTGGTGAAGGAGAAGTACATGTTCAGAATGGAAATCTGATTCTGGAAATGGGAGTCGATCTGACTGGTGTCACGATAACCGACACAAAAAAACTGCCTCTTACAAATTACGAAGTGGAATTGGAAGCCATGCGTGTTGACGGAAATGATTTCTTTTGCGGGCTTACATTTCCCGTAAAAAAAGATCCTTGTTCTCTCATTTTAGGTGGGTGGGGAGGCAGTCTTTGTGGTCTTTCCAGTATCGATGGAGACGATGCTTCTCAAAATAGCACGACTAGCTTTCAAACATTCAAAAAGAAACAATGGTATAAAATTCGTCTGCAAGTCACTGATCATAAAATTCAAGCCTGGTTAGATGGAAAACGAATCATTGATCAAAATTTGAAAGATCGTAAAATTACAATTCGCCATGAAGTAGAGCTTTCGAAACCATTTGGAATTACTTCGTTTTCTACAACAGCCGCTTTAAAAAACATTAAATTACGTAAGCTCACCAAACAAGAAATTGATAAAACGGCTCCTCGAAAGTGA
- a CDS encoding sugar phosphate isomerase/epimerase family protein, which yields MKLCLFSVSYAGFWGQHTLSVNDFITQAAQLGYDSVMLMGKRPHLSPLDFTPEEIESIQGALHEHQIKCSIIGGYTDFSGTGAAEVPFLEMQIQYVQQLVHLAQQLGASIVRLFTAYDAGLQMPHVLWSQVVSAIQECCDRAATSDVTIAVQNHHDVGVHSDALLELFHDIDRPNCKLGFDAWSPALRNENLFEAARKMAPYTAITTSADYIKMPRFAYQPELINYQRQQPDMVRAVKFGTGFIDYSAFFHGLKEGGFNGTATYEMCSPIRGGGSLDNLNAYASEYLTWMKTHLM from the coding sequence ATGAAACTATGTCTCTTTTCTGTAAGCTATGCCGGCTTCTGGGGTCAACATACATTGAGTGTGAATGACTTCATCACGCAAGCGGCTCAGTTGGGCTATGATTCGGTAATGTTAATGGGTAAGCGGCCTCATCTATCTCCACTCGATTTCACCCCCGAAGAAATCGAGTCGATTCAAGGTGCGCTCCATGAGCATCAAATAAAATGTTCAATCATTGGTGGCTATACCGACTTTTCTGGAACGGGTGCCGCCGAAGTTCCTTTTCTGGAAATGCAAATACAGTATGTGCAACAGCTGGTTCATCTTGCACAACAACTTGGAGCATCTATAGTGCGTCTCTTTACCGCTTACGATGCTGGATTACAAATGCCTCACGTTCTGTGGAGTCAGGTGGTCTCCGCTATTCAGGAATGTTGCGACCGTGCTGCTACATCCGATGTCACGATTGCTGTCCAAAACCACCACGATGTCGGAGTTCACTCGGATGCCCTCCTGGAACTGTTCCATGATATTGACCGCCCAAACTGTAAACTCGGCTTTGATGCCTGGTCCCCTGCTCTGCGAAATGAAAACCTGTTCGAAGCGGCGCGTAAAATGGCTCCTTATACAGCAATCACAACCAGTGCTGATTACATCAAAATGCCCCGCTTTGCATACCAACCAGAGTTAATCAATTATCAAAGACAACAACCAGATATGGTTCGCGCAGTCAAATTTGGCACCGGTTTTATTGATTATTCTGCTTTTTTTCACGGGTTAAAAGAGGGTGGGTTCAACGGAACCGCAACTTACGAAATGTGTTCTCCCATCCGAGGTGGGGGTAGTCTCGATAATCTGAATGCATACGCTAGCGAGTATTTAACGTGGATGAAAACGCATTTAATGTAA
- a CDS encoding zinc-dependent alcohol dehydrogenase family protein encodes MKAMILSRRVPISSSPLSLVDVPVPEPALNEILISVKCCAICRTDLHVIEGDLPKAKSPVIPGHQIVGTVVKAGRNSQRFQAGDCVGIAWLRSTCGICSFCQSGRENLCESSYFTGYHADGGFAEFAVIHEDYAYPIPETFSHFEATPLLCAGIIGYRALQRSELKSGERLGIYGFGSSAHVVIQIALHRGCEVFVVTRGEKHRQLARAMGAAWVGERADQMPVKVHSAIVFAPAGELVPVALKSLEKGGTLSLAGIYMSDIPQLNYEETLFYERNLRSVTANTRLDGQALLQEAAQIPIRPHITTYPLQDANQALMDLKNDQINGTGVLVVES; translated from the coding sequence ATGAAAGCCATGATATTAAGTCGGAGAGTTCCTATTAGTAGTTCTCCTCTTTCACTGGTAGACGTCCCTGTTCCTGAACCTGCTCTAAACGAGATATTGATCAGTGTAAAATGTTGCGCAATTTGTCGCACTGATTTGCATGTAATTGAGGGCGATTTGCCAAAAGCGAAATCTCCTGTCATTCCTGGTCATCAAATTGTTGGGACCGTGGTGAAAGCAGGGAGGAACAGTCAACGTTTTCAAGCCGGCGATTGTGTTGGAATTGCCTGGCTTCGTAGCACCTGTGGTATATGCTCATTTTGTCAATCCGGAAGAGAGAACCTTTGTGAATCGTCTTATTTTACAGGTTATCATGCCGATGGCGGATTTGCTGAATTCGCTGTAATACATGAAGATTATGCCTATCCAATTCCTGAAACGTTCAGCCATTTCGAGGCGACTCCTTTACTTTGTGCAGGGATTATTGGTTATCGAGCTTTGCAACGGAGTGAATTAAAATCTGGTGAACGTTTGGGGATTTACGGGTTCGGTTCCAGTGCCCATGTGGTAATCCAGATTGCCTTGCATCGTGGTTGTGAAGTCTTTGTCGTGACGCGCGGAGAAAAACATCGTCAATTAGCACGTGCTATGGGCGCAGCCTGGGTGGGTGAAAGGGCGGATCAAATGCCTGTCAAAGTGCACTCTGCCATTGTTTTCGCTCCGGCAGGTGAACTGGTTCCCGTTGCATTGAAGTCTCTGGAAAAGGGAGGCACTCTCTCTTTAGCGGGAATTTATATGTCGGATATTCCTCAATTGAATTATGAGGAAACGTTGTTTTATGAACGAAACCTGCGATCAGTTACAGCGAATACGCGACTGGACGGACAAGCACTTCTACAGGAAGCGGCCCAAATTCCAATACGACCTCATATTACAACTTATCCCTTGCAGGATGCTAACCAGGCATTAATGGATTTAAAAAATGATCAAATCAATGGAACGGGTGTTTTGGTAGTAGAATCGTAA
- a CDS encoding mandelate racemase/muconate lactonizing enzyme family protein, whose amino-acid sequence MKITDVRAIQPIGKSSPSDWRTTLGQILVAIDTDAGLTGYGVGGGGLAGIHVVKTVLRDLLIGRNPEEIPQLWNEMYQATLAFGRKGIAVMAISGVDLALWDLHGKSQKLPIVSLMGGNPGEKIPTYHTVWDFQDLSPVAEHAGYKLHLGKIAAPDQQETMISAIEQARSLIGTDRLLMVDAWMKWDVDSTIAISKQIAAFNIEWIEEPLSPDDLSGYGILKEMSAVPIAGGEHEFTAAAFGPLIEQKLHSVLQPDVCWCGGLTELIKIYKMSTAAELRVCPHRGSEIWALHAIAALDPNPLAETGRPWMTWVEGQPSIENGMIELSDQPGFGLTFDEHKLKLIH is encoded by the coding sequence ATGAAAATCACAGACGTTCGTGCGATACAACCCATTGGAAAAAGCTCACCTTCAGACTGGAGGACAACCTTAGGGCAAATTCTTGTAGCTATAGATACCGATGCCGGGTTGACTGGCTATGGAGTTGGTGGAGGCGGTCTGGCAGGAATTCATGTTGTAAAAACTGTATTAAGAGACCTGCTGATTGGAAGAAATCCGGAGGAAATTCCTCAGCTTTGGAATGAAATGTACCAAGCAACTTTGGCTTTCGGTCGCAAGGGAATTGCGGTAATGGCCATTAGTGGTGTTGATCTAGCCTTGTGGGATCTTCATGGAAAATCCCAAAAACTACCAATCGTTTCTTTGATGGGAGGAAATCCGGGTGAAAAAATTCCGACATACCATACCGTTTGGGATTTTCAGGATTTATCGCCTGTAGCCGAACACGCAGGTTATAAACTACATCTTGGAAAGATTGCAGCTCCAGATCAACAGGAAACTATGATTTCAGCCATCGAACAGGCACGGTCACTGATCGGAACAGACCGACTCTTAATGGTTGATGCATGGATGAAGTGGGATGTTGATTCTACAATAGCCATTTCAAAACAAATTGCAGCATTCAATATAGAATGGATAGAGGAACCACTGTCTCCGGACGATTTGAGTGGTTATGGAATTCTCAAAGAAATGTCAGCCGTTCCCATTGCAGGAGGCGAACATGAATTTACAGCGGCAGCATTTGGGCCTTTAATTGAACAAAAACTACACTCTGTCTTACAACCTGATGTTTGCTGGTGTGGAGGTTTGACGGAATTGATCAAAATCTACAAAATGTCAACAGCGGCTGAATTACGTGTTTGTCCCCATCGAGGATCTGAAATCTGGGCCCTGCATGCTATTGCAGCCCTTGATCCCAATCCTTTGGCCGAGACGGGGCGTCCCTGGATGACATGGGTTGAAGGACAACCATCAATAGAAAATGGGATGATTGAACTCTCAGATCAACCAGGCTTTGGGCTCACGTTCGATGAACACAAACTGAAGCTGATCCACTAG
- a CDS encoding sulfatase: protein MLFKNIRFCLQIFVLIFLYLVLPVDALESKSGQRPNVLFIAIDDLRTELGCYGLSYVQSPSLDQLASEGVLFTNHFVQVPTCGASRFALLTGRSPMQSGVTRSNQAFYRGKSALSTSQTKGAQTLPELFRRSGYLTTCIGKISHTADGRVFEYNGSGDGRIELPYAWDKLATPFGSWKRGWGIFFAYANGQSREDGSGIRDLMEFNVEHDEDLPDGLLARQAIQELRAMKQQQKPFFMGLGFFKPHLPFVAPKKDWEAMSRVNIPPAPHPEKISSAYWHKSGEFYNYNMEFKKTRPLAEPARLKTRRAYLACVRYVDRQVGKVLRELDELGLSENTIVVVWGDHGWFLGDSALWAKHAPFERALKSTLMVRAPGVSQAGLKSAALVESIDLYPTLIELCQPTFQKTQYPLDGLSLKPILTGSKTTVRDASLSYWNSAISVRTKTHRLITTTKNGKPTKNELYDVSKTPDPIENLADEQPTTVERLLKFIPAKK, encoded by the coding sequence ATGCTGTTTAAGAATATTCGTTTCTGTTTGCAGATCTTTGTTTTGATATTCCTTTACTTGGTCCTGCCTGTCGATGCACTAGAGTCAAAGTCCGGGCAGCGTCCTAATGTGTTGTTTATCGCCATTGATGATTTACGGACTGAACTGGGATGTTATGGACTTTCCTATGTTCAGAGCCCATCGTTGGATCAATTAGCTTCAGAAGGAGTCTTATTTACGAATCACTTTGTGCAAGTTCCTACCTGCGGCGCCTCGCGCTTTGCTTTATTGACGGGACGCAGTCCGATGCAATCAGGGGTGACTCGCAGTAATCAAGCATTTTATCGTGGAAAATCAGCGCTTTCTACGAGTCAGACTAAAGGGGCGCAGACACTACCAGAACTGTTTCGTCGAAGTGGTTATCTTACAACGTGTATCGGAAAAATTTCACATACGGCCGACGGTCGTGTCTTTGAATATAATGGAAGCGGGGATGGCCGTATTGAGTTACCCTATGCTTGGGATAAGCTGGCTACTCCCTTTGGTTCCTGGAAAAGAGGCTGGGGAATATTTTTTGCTTATGCGAATGGCCAGAGCCGCGAAGATGGAAGCGGAATTCGTGACTTGATGGAATTCAACGTTGAGCATGATGAAGATCTTCCTGATGGTTTACTCGCTCGACAGGCAATCCAGGAACTAAGAGCAATGAAACAACAGCAGAAGCCTTTCTTTATGGGGCTTGGTTTTTTCAAACCACATCTTCCATTCGTCGCACCCAAAAAAGATTGGGAGGCGATGTCTCGTGTGAATATTCCACCTGCACCTCATCCGGAAAAGATCAGTTCTGCCTACTGGCACAAGAGTGGTGAATTTTACAATTACAATATGGAATTTAAAAAAACACGCCCTTTGGCTGAACCGGCACGCCTTAAAACACGACGTGCTTACTTGGCATGTGTGCGTTATGTTGATCGACAAGTGGGTAAGGTACTCAGGGAATTGGATGAATTGGGACTCAGTGAGAACACAATTGTAGTTGTCTGGGGGGATCATGGATGGTTTCTGGGAGATTCCGCACTCTGGGCCAAGCATGCCCCATTTGAACGTGCTTTGAAAAGTACATTGATGGTTCGTGCGCCTGGAGTTTCTCAGGCGGGGTTGAAATCAGCGGCATTAGTCGAAAGCATTGATCTCTATCCAACACTTATTGAGCTTTGTCAGCCTACCTTTCAGAAGACTCAATATCCATTGGATGGTCTTAGTTTGAAACCGATCCTGACCGGATCTAAAACAACGGTACGCGATGCTTCGTTAAGCTATTGGAATTCAGCGATTAGCGTGCGTACAAAAACACATCGCTTAATCACCACTACCAAAAATGGGAAGCCAACAAAAAATGAGCTTTATGATGTTTCAAAAACTCCCGACCCGATTGAGAATCTCGCAGACGAACAGCCAACTACTGTTGAAAGGTTATTAAAATTCATTCCTGCTAAGAAATAA
- a CDS encoding glycosyltransferase family 2 protein, which yields MSTNSSHQSELASPKGRVVAVMPAYNAASTLERTVADIPTGSVDEIVLVDDCSSDNTVEVAKRLGLTVIQHERNTGYGGNQKTCYRYALEAGADYVVMIHPDYQYDSRVVTIAVELIRLGISDVILGSRIRTRAEALEGGMPLYKYIANRILTIIENMALGQNLGDFHSGFRAYRREVLEKIPFEKNSDDFVFDSQFLAQTVRFGFKLGDIPVPVRYFEEASSINFKRSARYGLLTLGVLVQYWGNRLGILKSEIFSGNNQYLVD from the coding sequence ATGTCTACAAACTCCTCCCATCAGTCTGAATTAGCCTCTCCTAAAGGGCGGGTTGTCGCTGTGATGCCAGCCTATAATGCAGCCAGTACTTTGGAAAGAACAGTCGCTGATATTCCCACAGGTTCTGTTGATGAAATTGTGCTCGTTGATGATTGCAGTAGCGACAATACGGTAGAAGTAGCGAAGAGGCTGGGATTAACGGTCATTCAACATGAGCGAAATACTGGCTATGGCGGAAACCAGAAGACTTGTTATCGCTACGCGTTAGAAGCAGGTGCAGATTATGTGGTGATGATTCACCCAGATTATCAATATGACAGCCGCGTAGTGACCATTGCCGTTGAACTAATTCGATTAGGAATTTCCGACGTTATCCTGGGATCACGAATTCGAACCAGGGCAGAAGCGTTGGAAGGTGGAATGCCACTTTATAAATATATTGCAAATCGGATACTTACAATTATTGAGAACATGGCTTTAGGGCAGAACTTAGGAGATTTTCACAGTGGATTTCGCGCTTATCGTCGCGAGGTCTTGGAAAAGATTCCTTTTGAAAAGAACTCAGATGACTTTGTGTTTGATAGTCAATTTCTCGCTCAGACGGTTCGATTTGGATTTAAGTTAGGTGACATTCCGGTACCAGTTCGATATTTTGAAGAAGCCTCCAGTATCAATTTCAAGCGCAGTGCCCGCTATGGTTTGCTGACATTGGGAGTGCTAGTTCAATATTGGGGAAACCGACTGGGTATTTTGAAGTCAGAAATATTCTCTGGGAACAATCAGTATCTAGTTGACTGA
- a CDS encoding leucine-rich repeat domain-containing protein, translating into MNFHNFSFFGLFACFLPVLLISSGCNTENSNEEVTTIPVREDPPIPTAPEGPAILTEEDIHELLLKDNPDYKGNAEFGKLKGEIISINLHKTNVEDITALKGLKLEYLDLTNCPVSDLSPLKGMKLQQLFLEGTYVSDLEPLKGMPLQILRLEHAPVSDISPLEEMPINQLNLFGTKVKNLSIINTLPLKTLWIPKTQITDITPLKGMLLESLDIQDTKVTDLSPIKGIQLLRLNLANSAVTDLTPLKGMPLQRLIFTPSQITKGLDIIRESESIQGIGTSFDNVKAAELFWKDYDAKQSEQNK; encoded by the coding sequence ATGAACTTTCACAATTTCAGTTTTTTTGGTCTCTTTGCTTGTTTCCTTCCGGTACTCCTCATTTCGTCAGGTTGCAATACTGAGAATTCCAATGAAGAAGTTACAACGATTCCTGTTCGAGAAGACCCACCTATTCCCACAGCACCAGAAGGACCTGCAATTCTGACTGAAGAAGACATTCATGAGCTTCTGCTAAAAGATAATCCAGACTACAAGGGAAACGCCGAATTTGGAAAGTTGAAAGGAGAGATTATCTCGATAAACCTTCACAAAACGAATGTGGAAGATATCACCGCGCTCAAAGGATTGAAATTAGAATATCTGGATCTTACCAATTGCCCTGTATCTGATTTGAGTCCTCTCAAGGGGATGAAGCTGCAACAACTCTTTCTTGAAGGAACGTATGTCAGCGACCTGGAGCCACTGAAAGGGATGCCTTTACAAATCTTACGGTTAGAGCACGCCCCGGTGTCCGATATTTCTCCATTAGAAGAAATGCCCATCAATCAACTAAATCTCTTTGGTACAAAAGTCAAAAATCTCAGTATTATTAACACCCTGCCACTCAAAACATTATGGATTCCTAAGACTCAAATCACAGATATCACTCCTCTCAAAGGAATGTTGCTGGAAAGCCTGGATATTCAGGATACGAAAGTCACAGATTTAAGCCCTATCAAAGGAATTCAGCTGCTACGATTGAACCTGGCCAACTCAGCCGTCACCGATCTAACTCCACTCAAAGGCATGCCGTTACAACGCCTGATTTTCACTCCCTCCCAAATTACAAAGGGCCTGGATATCATTCGCGAAAGCGAGTCAATTCAAGGTATCGGAACATCTTTTGACAACGTAAAAGCAGCAGAACTTTTCTGGAAAGACTACGATGCCAAACAAAGCGAGCAAAATAAATAG